Within Anolis sagrei isolate rAnoSag1 chromosome 3, rAnoSag1.mat, whole genome shotgun sequence, the genomic segment ATTCAGCTTCTCTTCTTTCCATTGAGCAGATGCACATTTTGATTCCTCTTGTCCTCACTGAGGTGTTTCTGACCAAACTGCTTAATTAATGTCCCAGGAATTAATGCCACCATAGCTATTGCCAACATTTTGAATAGGGTACTCCATGAGAAAATGGCATCCAAGGAGGTTACTTGTGAAAGGATTGAGCCTGTCTGGACGCACACAAAGTTATATGGCAGAAGGCCTGCAGAAACATGAAGATCATTCTTGTATTAGGAAAAATTTTCACATTGCACAAATGCAACTTTGATCCCTGTTGCTAAGACCTATTAGTACAGAATTATTGCATAGCTGTGTATAGAACAAATCCTAATTGTCTTACGTGCTAATGCAGAGAAAAAATATCTGGCCATCAAGGAAGGAGCAAACAAAAGCACTCTCTAAGttcaaaagaaaaggagaaaaatatgtAGTTTGGATCAGGGAGGGAAGTGGATATTCTCCCATTACTCAAAGAAAGGCTGAAAAGTCTTAACTGAATAATTAGAAGTATGACTGGCTGTCAATAGCCCTCAGAAAAAGCTTACCCACTCACTCCATAaataaggttttttaaaaagtttttttttcaaatatacacacacatagaacCATACAATCTTCGAAATTCAACAATCAAAATAgaagtattttccccaatcccaccacctcCCCATTCCATCCCGAGAACCTCTACCCTTAGTTTCTGATTACATAATACATACAAAGGTATAGGAATACTATCGAATATTTATGCCTCAGTATGTTTGGGCGTATAATAATTTTCCCCTGGTTACCATCTTATACATAACCATCCGTCTAAGGATCTCAAAagtattcattttgttttcttcataattCTATCCTGTTTTACAtaatttcccctccttctctccccccccccccccccgggaacagTTTACTAGTCTTGCTATACTTATTATACTTGTGTTCAAGCAAGAGAATAGTCTTATTTAATTCCTTATatctatctttcccctttattctggaaatgagacccttccatcTTGCCTCCCAGGTCCTTCTGGTTTGGCCCGTCCAATAATAACTTTTCCTTTCACTAGGTAGTTggctagatatttataccaagtttttatatcccatttcttatGGTCCTTCCAACCTAGCGCAATGGAGGCTTTAATTGCAtccatgtgttttattatttactcCATAAATAAGTTTGATAATTTTCTTCCTTATAGATTGCTGTAAGGAAAACCAATGACCTCGTGGCATTGCCTTAAAGATTACAATCCATTTTCACATTTAAGGAGAGAATGCATCCCAGAAGACTCTTCCCTCTGGGATTCTACCTCTGTTCTCCCTTCCAAGACAGGATGGTGCCAAAGAGCCACTGCCATAgcatggtgcttcttttaggttctgtcTGTCTGGACTATGGCAAGAGCTTTGTCTGTGAAGAGCCTACtgtaaaagaagcaccaatcttctgttctgctgccaccattttcccacccaggcttTCAAAAAACCTAAAAGTGGTGCTGTAGTGGAGAGAGTAAAGGGAGCAAGTACTTCTTTTCTAGGGTCTCCTGGGATGGAGCAAGCTCTTGCCGTTCATCATTTTATTCAAAGAATTGGGTGGTTCCTTTTTGATGGAAGTTAATACTGTACCTTAACACCTATTAAAAAGAAACTTCCCCTTCTCTGAATGGAATGGTGAAATGCCTTTTTAAATGTCTGGGAAGGAGAATGGTGGCAGTGGAGGTTTAGATGCAAGGAACTCTGTGCTGAGCCCCAAAGTTTTATCTTCAGCATATCCAGCAAATCTATAATTTTAGCTCCAAAACCTGGCTTTATCTTATAAAAGAGGCCAAcatgtatatgaatatatatatagtatatatatcaaactatagaatcacagaatcaaagagttggaagagacctcatgggccatccagtccaaccccctgccaagaagcaggaatattgcattcaaatcacccctgacaaatggccatccagcctctgcttaaaagcttccaaagaaggagcctccaccacactccggggcagagagttccactgctgaacggctctcacagtctctcACTATGCTTTGCTtcgtaagaaaaaaggaaaagatgctCCCAAGCAGATTACAAATCACACTGCGGTTTCTATTATTTGGCCAAGAAAGTATTTTTGAGTGCACACATGTTGAAAAACAACAGATAAGCATCCACTGCCATAGAGAAGAGTGTATTAGCCTGTTGTACCAATATGAATACATAAATTTCTTACCTatgaaaacagaaaggaagaattgAGACACAGGGATGTTGAGGATTGGAGAAGTGAGATTCAGAAACCAATTTGGAGTCATGGGGAACACCCtcagaaacaacaagaaaaagaacaaagaatTTCTGTTCTCTTCCACctgtcaaaaagaaaaaaaatctagtcaAACTTTTTCTCActacataggtttttaaaaacaatcatGTTTCTCCAAAGTTTGTAATGCAATGTAAAAGTGATAAATGATACTACCACTAATGATTTAGGCATCGGAATAAACTATGCCACGAATCCTACATTTGGTTCCACTGGTGGTACTATCTCCCTAGTCAAATTCCCCTCACAGAATACTCCTGTAAGTGGAAGGGAGAGTGAACTTTTGCCAACTTCCTTTCATCATTACAGTTCCTTATCTAATCCAAGAGGGATGTAAGAACTTAGTGAGGCTTCAGGGAAGGACCAGTTATACCTGTCTATCTCCTAATAGCAAGATCCTCTACTTACTTCTTTCTTGTGAACAGAACAAGGTCATCTATTGATGGGAATGTAGTTAGAACTGCAGGCCATATAATCTATCCACACCAATGCAGTAAAACAAGTAGATATTTAATAACTTGTTTACGAGTTAAAATCACTGCATTTGGTTTCAAATTGCAGGACTATAAAGGTAAAGGGTAAATGGGAGGTCTACCTTAAAAGTCTTGGAGTTATCATGACCCAATTTACTGGAACaagtgttttaaattattttactccaAATGTTCAAAAATAATCTCcgagggtttggagggcatttgCACATTTGTGGAACCCCTCTGTATACTTCTGaactcaaaataaaaaaaaatgcttaattGCTGTCCAAGAGCAGCCCTAGTCTTCTGCAGTTGCCCATTCTGATCTACAGGGAAATATCAGGTTTTGAACTGAGGACCTTGTGTATATGCAGCTTGTGCCACAGTCCTTATCCACTACTTAGTCAAACAGTGTTTTAAACAAGTACCTACTGAAATATAATAGTGTTGTGGACTCTTACCTTTTTCTGAAGCATGGCAACTTTTTCAGGAAAGTAATAGACAACTATTTTTTTCCCAAATGCATTGGACAGTCCGTAGCAACACGTGGCACCCACAGAAGACAAGGCAGAACACAACAGGAGTCCCGTCCATGGTCCAAAGAGAGCCCCACCAAGGATGTTCTGTTAGAGCAAAACTAGATAGTGATCCAGTCCATAATAAACTGTGGGGAAAGCATGAAGGACTCTATGAACCAGAGGAACATGTAATATCTCTGCTAGTTCTTCCAGTCCAGCACTGTAACTAGGAAACCCATGAACTGGGCATATAAGCAAAACATCCCCACCACATTTAGGCAACTGAAATGTTTTTGATTAATATGTTGTCTCTAGGTTTGGTGGAAAACTCATACTGGAGATCCTAACGATTCTCAGAGATGTgttttctcaggttaaaaaactggttttttatttgttgtttccccacttttatgggggttctgtgtctcTAAGTGTAGTGAAAGTGAAGATCCTGCtataaataataacagtaacaataattgTGTATGTTTGGATATATAGGTGGTAAAAAGGTACAAGAAGTTAGAGGGGAGTCTTGCAAACACTATGAAAGTAAGGAAGAGAGGCAGGTTTTTAGCAACATGCTACGTAGGCAAATGCCCAGAGCATTACAGACTGTATACGTACCAGAAAGCTGGAGCCTGGTATGGCAAAGCACTGCTTGTATAGATAGGCACTGCAGAACAGCAGCAGCACATACGCATGGTGCTCTCTATTGTAGTACCGTAGAAACTCTGCAAGTTCTTGCAGTTCTTCTAGGTCTGAAGGGAACTTTAATGACCTGATAAACAAAGAAGATAATTACTTAAGACACAAATAATTCAGATGCTGCCAGTGATGGGCTTCGCGTTACAAGTAGGACATGGGTATTGAGACAAGAAAACGTACCTCATTACTTTGTAAATTTTATTGTAACATGGCTTTTCGTAGGACTATAAGCCAGTTTAGGTGCTGAACTTTTTTGTTACAAACGTAACGTGCCTAATCTTTTAAAATGTGGTGAAAGAGATTTGTCACATCAAATGTGTgctttcttttttgttcttttacAATCTGAAGATTTTTCTTTACAATTTTAAATTCAGACCAATCTGTGAATATCTATTAGTAAAATATCATAAGCACCAAGAGTAGGAACTAGCAACTTGTGCCCCTCCAGACATAATTGGACTGCATTGCCATATCGTTACTCGCCCGTGTTGCAACCTGATATTACCTGAAGAACCAGACATTACACATTCTTGAACTAAACATGGACATGGGAAGGAATTGCTGAGCAGAAAATAAGTCTACAATAGTGTTATCTACAGTTAAACTAGCTTGATGTGCAACACTTCAGTGTTATGCCCGCCAGGAAAAGACCACAAACCCACAGCTGGAAatgtcatagaatcgtagagttggaagagaccttatgggccatccagtctaactccctgccaagaagcaggaaaattgcattcaaagtacccccgacagatggccatccagcctctgttcaaaagcctccaaagaaggagcatccaccatactcaggggcagagtgttccaatgccaaacagctctcacagtcagaaggttcttcctaatgttcaggtggaatctcctttcttgtagtttgaagctatttttccgcatcctagtctccaagaaagcagaaaacaagcttgctttctcctccctatgacttcctctcacatatttatacatggctatcatgtctcctctcagccttctcttcttcaggctaaacatgcccagctcttgaagctgctcctcacagggtttgttctccagacccttgatcattttagttgccttactctggacacattccagcttgtcaacatctcccttcaactgtggtacccagaattggacacaatattccagatgtggtctaaccaaggcagaatagaggggtagcatgacttcccttgatttagacactatactcctgttgatgcaggccaaaatcccattggctttttttttttaccaccgcatcacattgttggctcatgtttaacttgttgtccacaaggactcccaagatctttttcacacatactgctcttgagccacatgtcccccattctgtatctttgcatttcatttttcctgccaaagtggagtatcttgcatttgtcactgttgaacttcattttgttagttttggcccatctctctaatctgtctaaTGTCTTGAGGAGAGACATTGAGTGAGCTCTTACTAGGAAGTTGGATTGCGCAATTACAAGTGTACTTTTTCAAGTAGTTGTTTTATAGTCGTACATATGAACTCTGCCCTTGTTCAAGAGACTATATCCTATATAGGCATGTATTAGTctagaaatattaataaaaaataacactttTACCTCCAGGGAAAACTCTTCACATCCACTGGTTGTATTAAAATCcctaattttggctccaaaacctgtcctcaacttatacatggtaAGATATGGGACAGTGGGGAGGAAAAGACTACCATTGTTCCCTTTGTCCAAATTCCCCTCTTCCCATTTCATTGCTCTTTTGAACAAACGTGCCAATAATGTTGAATCCTTGTTCTTGACATAAGCTGTTATCCAACCCCAGTAATCCTTTCCCAAGATAAGAAAGTTCTGTTTTATTATAAGCAGTGAGATGCAAACTTCAAATATACTATCATTTAATTACCACATGCGAATGGAAAATGAGATAAGTAGCATTACACTTCATATATGAAGTTTGAACTCTTGACGTTGAAACTCCTTTAACACAAAGGCCAAACTTCTCATTGTTCAGCTTTGTTAGGAACAAATACGTTGCTCCTTCCTTTTAGCAAAAGTAGAAACTGTAGTTCAAGCTAAGAAAGATGTATAGCTTCACACCTTTACAGCAGTTCAAAAGTCTAAAAAGCATTATATAGTTGACATAGATCATGCAAATGAAATTGTAAATCATACCATCCAAtcatgaaaaaggaagaggggcaaaccaaggacaagatggatggatggtatccttgaagtgactggcttgactttaaagggactgggggtggccatggccgatagggaggtctggcgtgggctggtccatgaggtcacgaagagtcggaagtgactgaacgaataagcaaCAAAAAAGTGTCTTTACTTTGCGGCTGAACATGAGCactgaggctccatctacactgccacataatgcagtttgaaactgcattatatggtcagtgtagactcatataatgctatttaactgcactgaactgcattatatgagtctacactgaccacataatgcagtttcaaactgcattatatgagtctacactgaccacataatgcagtttcaaactgcattacatgataGTAGGTGGAGCCCAAGTTAGACAGAAAATTAAGAAGCAAATTAGCAAAGCAAGAAAGGTGAAATTAATCAAAAATAGGTTAAGGTTAGATTTTATTCTACAGGAACTATTGCCTAGGCTGTATTTTTCATCTTGTAATGATCAGCTAGCTATGTGTGAAATCTATCAATTCCACCTGTTATTAGTTCCCCATGGACGTTTGAAATCATCAATAATTGATACACTTTTATCTTTCAAAAGTTTTTGCTTGAAAGACATggttatttaaatttaaaaaatacagccTTGATTACTACAAGGTACTTTCTGGGTCAGGAATTACGGGAATGAATTGCAGTTGATTCAAGTACCTGTGGGGAGTGATGGGATACAGCTTAACTTTGATTTTGTGCGAAAAGACAAGCCGGTGGTTTTACAAATCCTTAAAATTTAAAAGAATGGCTATTCAAATGCCTCCTAGACATATAACCTAAAGTcaaaaagaaatggggaaaaacaTCAGTGATATATTCCATAGTGAGATGACAGCTCTCTAAAACTGAAAGGTCAGCCTTGAGAATCATTCAACCAGTCTTCCATTAAGTCTAATGAtgcttctacactgtaaaatcaatgcaatttgacagtACTTTTACTACCATGGatcaatgctttggaattctaggagttataattttacaaagtcttaggcttctctgccaaagagtgctggtgcctcaccaaactatagttcccagggttccatagattggcagtaaaagtggcatcaaaccattaattttacagtatagatcaggcatgggcaaacttgggccatccagatgttttagatttcaactcccacaattcccaatgtgggaattgaagtccaaaacacctggagggccaagtttgctcatgcctggtttagatgcaCCCCAATAAAGCACTTAGAACCATACTTGAGTTGTATCTTACacaatgagcccccggtggcacagtgggttaaacccttgtgctggcaggactgaagaccgacaagtcggaggttcgaatccagggagagcgtggatgagctccctctgtcagctccagctcccatgcggggacatgagagaaaccgcccacaaggatggtaaaacatcaaaacatccaggcgtcccctgggcaacatccttgcatatagctaattctctcacaccagaaatcacttgcagtttctcaagctgctcctgacatgaaaaaaaaatcttacagaaTAAATCAAACATGCTGAAACATTTTAGACTGAAATATTTAAGCTTGGAATGACATGTCACTCCACCTGCTGTCGGGGTCATATTGGAACAAATAGTGCTGATGTTTATTTAACTGGCAGAGCGAGTCACTGGGCTCCTGAGGCCACTTAATTCAGGATCCTTTCATGATTGCATTTCATAACAACTCCTGATGCCAAAACTCAGTTTGACTCCGCATGCAACAGCACATTTCCGCACTCAGGGCAGCATCAGATTTCGGCAGCGGTGTATTTTTAGGCTGACTCCCACAGTCGCGGGACCTTCAGAATTCAGGACACAAGGATCTGAACTGAATTGTAATGcaagggatgcatctacatggGAGAAGCAAcacagtttgatagcacttttaagtgccatggatcaatgctactgaattctgggagctggagtttaACCAAGTCTATAGCCGACTGTAGATTTGCGTGAAACCCAATGGAACAGATCGACGACAAATCGGATAAAGGAATAGTCCACTGTGCCTATGAGTGTTGGTGCCGAGACATTAACCTTGGGGGCAtccaagaatgaatgcagtttgacaccattttaactgccatagctgaaTGTTAGGGATTCCTGGGAGATGGACTTTAATGAAGTCTATAGCCAACTATATATCTGCATGAAACCCAAAGGAAcattgggtgcatccacactgtagaatgaatgcagtttgacaccactttaactgccatggctcaatagaaTAATGGGAGATGGAGTTTAGCAACGTCTATAGCTGACTATATATTTGTGTGAAACCCAAACAAACAGATTGAcgacaaatcagataaaggaatagCCAACTGCGTCTATGCCGTTGAGGCTGCGACATTAAccttgggtgcatccacactgtagaatgaatgaagtttgacaccactttaactgccacggctcaatgctatggattcctgggagtttaatgaagtttatttatttatcgactATAGTTGTATAGTTGTATTTATCGACTATagttgtataccacttttctcagcccacgGGCGACTCAGTTTACAGAGGCATAATACAATGCCCaaacatcagaaaacatttagaaacatttagaacattaacatattatatacaatcataataaggtcaataaaacatcaatcataAATCATGACCTTCTGAATTCAGGACACGACGATCTGAACTGAATTGTGAtgcaaggggtgcatctacatgggagAAGCAAcacagtttgatagcacttttaagtgccatgactcaatgctactgAATTCCAGGAGATGGAGTTTAACAAAGTCTATAGTCGACTGTAGATGTGCGTGAAACCCAATGGAGCAGATCAACGACAAATCGGATAAAGGAATAGCCAACTGTGCCTATGGGCGTTGATGCTGAGACATTAACCTTGGGTGCATCcacgctgtagaatgaatacagtttgacaccactttaactgccatggctcaatgcaatagaatcatgggagttgtgatttcacaaggttttcagccttctctgccaaagaatgctggtgccttggcaaactacaactcccaggatccacaGCAttggtaaagtggtgtcaaactacatagattatatagcaggcatgggcaaacttgggccctccaggtgttttggacttcaattcccaccattcctcgcagcctcaggccccttccttttccccctcagccacttaagcggctgagggggagaaggaaggggcctgaggctgcgaggaatggtgggaattgaagtccaaaacccctggagggcccaagttcacccatgcctgtTCTCCAGTGCCTGGAATATCATTATGCCAAGAGGtcacactgtagaactgatgcagttcgacaccactttcccagcccttgctcaaggctgtgggattgtgggagttgcagttccttgcagcactctttggcagagatggctacaAACCCTGTCAAAGTACAACATCTCCCATGGCTTCACGCCTTTGAGGTGGGATGGTGTCAAAGCTGCACTCAGTTCTCCAGGCTGAGAGAGCCGAAGGAGGAGGCGACAGCAGCAGCGACTCACCTGCTCCCCGCGCGGGGCTCTCCGGGGAGCCGCGACGACAACAGGGAAAGGCCGGCGGTGGCGGCTCCCAGGACTAGGAGGAACCCGACCAGCGGCTTCATGGCGGAGCACCAGCGATGAGTCCTGGGGAGGCACGAGAGGCGGAACTGAAAGCAGCGGGCAGAGGAGCCAGCGGAGCAGAAAAGGGCGGGCACTCCTGGCGCTCCAAGCCGCGCCCCGCCCCTCTCGTGAGTCTTAAAGGGCCAGAGACCCAGGATTTCCAGGATGAAACACCAATCCCTGAATTCTGTCGCACTggcttctgggaaatgaagtccaaaaaaccaaaaacaaacataAGGTTgaacggtggcgcagtgggttaaaccactgagctgatgaacttgctaactgaaaggtcttaggttcgaatctggggagcggaatgagctcccgctgtcagccccagcttctgtcaatctagcagttcgaaaacatgcaaatatgaacagatctgggttgttgtatggccatgttctagaggcattctctcctgacgtttcgcctgcatctatggcaagcatcctcagaggtagtgaggtctattggaactaggaaaaatgcgtttatatatctgtggaatgaacagggtagggcaaagaactcttgtctgttggagctaggtgtgaatgtttcagctgaccaccttgattagcatttgatggcctggcagtgcctggggcaatcttttgttgagaggtgattagatgtacctgattgtttcccctctgttgttttgctgttgtaattttagagtttgtttagagtgaaacatgcaaatgtgaacagatctgggttgttgtatggccatgttctagaag encodes:
- the TMEM41A gene encoding transmembrane protein 41A, giving the protein MKPLVGFLLVLGAATAGLSLLSSRLPGEPRAGSRSLKFPSDLEELQELAEFLRYYNREHHAYVLLLFCSAYLYKQCFAIPGSSFLNILGGALFGPWTGLLLCSALSSVGATCCYGLSNAFGKKIVVYYFPEKVAMLQKKVEENRNSLFFFLLFLRVFPMTPNWFLNLTSPILNIPVSQFFLSVFIGLLPYNFVCVQTGSILSQVTSLDAIFSWSTLFKMLAIAMVALIPGTLIKQFGQKHLSEDKRNQNVHLLNGKKRS